In Psychrobacter immobilis, a single genomic region encodes these proteins:
- a CDS encoding MepB family protein, producing MYTFDTVLEHINEIIYKPNQLIIASTKEEQQNLEYAAGTFELMDRLTVKTVRFRVAKQTPTKVGQFVTFWEKDSKGINQPFQYDSSPDLLVITAFKDNHTFGQFVFPKNVLLRHNILQSHFTKGKMGIRVYPSWDKPTSNTAKKTQHWQLDYFFVVTGTNILPTEKIRALYE from the coding sequence TTGTATACCTTTGATACTGTGCTAGAGCATATTAATGAAATTATTTATAAGCCCAACCAATTGATTATTGCTTCAACTAAAGAAGAGCAACAAAATCTAGAATATGCTGCTGGTACATTTGAATTAATGGACAGACTGACTGTTAAAACAGTTAGATTCAGAGTAGCTAAACAAACACCTACCAAAGTAGGGCAGTTTGTTACCTTTTGGGAAAAAGATTCCAAAGGTATTAATCAACCTTTCCAATATGATTCTTCACCAGACTTGTTAGTAATCACCGCATTTAAAGACAACCATACATTTGGGCAGTTTGTTTTTCCAAAAAATGTCTTGCTTAGACATAATATTCTTCAGTCTCATTTTACAAAAGGTAAGATGGGTATAAGAGTGTATCCTAGCTGGGATAAGCCAACCAGCAATACCGCTAAGAAGACACAGCATTGGCAACTCGATTATTTCTTCGTGGTGACTGGTACAAACATACTGCCTACAGAAAAAATACGGGCATTGTATGAGTAG
- the recD gene encoding exodeoxyribonuclease V subunit alpha, whose protein sequence is MSNNKKESKAVIGLQQSWASNISDYILLRREQTYLAYKATDAKANIDSKQVAKTEESNLFTALFVMLATHLEEGHTVLTIESSEHEEALQGQINNEVVTLYAWQQQLLEMLAMPIFALIDSKLNTQSEDDSITERSLFVLLDTLFDKKEQLWMQLALSNHEKEVLTKRFDMIATLYQLLKNTDLSFFIRLVNEHDLFAEVNSSINNNDKVNSLSKNKPIIYKIQKSRTNNKTKLALTFWLHRAWQAEFNLAKNINNILNQQVSPLQIAMPENLHEHQVKAINVANNNAFSIITGGPGTGKTYTVAQLVIALQQATESGGYGAENIRFSTDSASLALAAPTGKAAQRMQESLQAALDAADIDLQLQEAKTIHRLLGIGRTGRPRYDTNNPLGEDIIIVDEASMLGVELANYLVSAVKPGARLILLGDANQLAAVDAGAVLADLCRIPLLQPIHAELTESRRFSAESGIGKLAYQINQAEVDTQAIWQLLRQDEALSFQYVNTLQTNEFKDNKIINSLSNKKIISEISLKYIEYINKVKELLKNPIEKSMPESVKNTITSLMETFNEFRILSAGHNGEWGDHYINNYLTQWHLTELKLPLGQNTWFHGRPVMVLQNNYELGLFNGDIGFCLQTSDERSRLEVFFENKTQGIPVNLLNEEVIATAYAMTIHKSQGSEFKHVAITFDNSHARLLSKELIYTAVTRAKKQVTIYSTKSAFEKAVQTPTERHTGLALQFSQR, encoded by the coding sequence ATGAGTAATAATAAAAAAGAGAGCAAGGCAGTAATTGGGCTACAACAAAGCTGGGCTAGTAACATCAGTGATTATATATTGCTACGCCGCGAGCAAACGTATTTAGCGTATAAGGCAACGGATGCAAAAGCTAATATTGATAGCAAGCAAGTCGCTAAAACAGAAGAAAGTAATTTATTCACCGCTTTATTCGTTATGTTAGCGACTCATTTGGAAGAGGGGCATACCGTATTAACCATTGAGTCTTCTGAGCATGAAGAAGCCTTGCAAGGTCAAATAAATAATGAGGTAGTTACGCTATATGCTTGGCAGCAACAGTTATTAGAGATGCTAGCAATGCCAATCTTTGCGCTGATAGATAGCAAACTAAATACGCAATCAGAAGATGACTCTATAACTGAAAGGTCGCTATTCGTATTGCTAGACACGCTATTTGATAAGAAAGAGCAGCTGTGGATGCAATTGGCGCTTAGCAACCACGAAAAAGAGGTGCTAACCAAGCGTTTTGACATGATTGCTACGCTATATCAATTACTGAAAAATACGGACTTAAGTTTTTTTATACGCCTAGTTAACGAACATGATTTGTTTGCTGAAGTTAATAGTAGCATTAATAATAACGATAAAGTAAATAGCCTAAGCAAAAATAAACCTATCATATATAAAATTCAAAAAAGTCGGACTAATAATAAAACAAAGCTAGCACTCACCTTTTGGCTGCATCGTGCATGGCAAGCCGAGTTTAATTTAGCAAAAAATATCAACAATATTTTAAATCAGCAAGTAAGTCCTTTACAGATAGCAATGCCTGAAAATCTTCATGAGCACCAAGTAAAGGCGATTAATGTTGCTAATAACAACGCGTTTAGTATTATTACTGGTGGTCCAGGTACAGGTAAAACCTATACCGTGGCGCAGTTAGTCATTGCGCTGCAACAAGCGACAGAGAGTGGGGGATACGGGGCTGAAAATATTAGATTCAGTACGGACAGTGCCAGTCTGGCATTGGCAGCACCGACTGGTAAGGCTGCCCAGCGCATGCAAGAATCTTTACAAGCTGCTCTCGATGCAGCAGATATTGATCTACAGTTACAAGAAGCTAAAACCATCCATCGCTTGTTAGGTATTGGTCGGACGGGCAGACCGCGCTACGATACTAACAATCCACTTGGCGAAGATATTATCATCGTTGATGAGGCGTCGATGCTCGGGGTCGAGTTGGCCAATTATCTCGTGAGTGCAGTGAAACCAGGTGCAAGGCTGATACTATTGGGCGATGCGAACCAGCTAGCAGCGGTAGATGCAGGAGCAGTGTTGGCTGACTTGTGCCGTATCCCACTGTTACAACCCATTCATGCAGAGTTAACCGAAAGCCGCAGATTTAGTGCAGAATCAGGTATTGGCAAACTTGCCTACCAAATTAATCAGGCAGAGGTAGATACGCAAGCCATCTGGCAGCTGTTAAGGCAGGATGAAGCCTTGAGTTTTCAATATGTAAATACGCTGCAAACAAATGAGTTTAAAGATAATAAGATAATAAATAGCCTAAGCAATAAAAAAATTATTTCAGAAATATCATTAAAATATATCGAATATATAAATAAAGTAAAAGAGCTCCTAAAAAATCCAATAGAAAAATCCATGCCAGAATCAGTAAAAAATACGATTACATCACTAATGGAAACATTTAACGAGTTTAGAATTCTAAGTGCTGGTCATAATGGTGAATGGGGCGATCACTACATTAATAACTATCTCACTCAATGGCACCTAACTGAACTAAAGCTACCATTGGGCCAAAACACATGGTTTCATGGTCGTCCTGTGATGGTTTTACAAAATAACTATGAGTTAGGATTATTTAATGGTGACATTGGTTTTTGCTTACAAACATCGGATGAAAGAAGTCGATTAGAAGTGTTTTTCGAGAATAAAACACAGGGGATTCCCGTCAATCTGCTAAACGAAGAGGTAATTGCCACCGCATATGCGATGACCATTCATAAATCGCAAGGATCTGAATTTAAGCACGTTGCCATTACTTTTGATAATAGTCATGCTAGATTGCTAAGCAAAGAGCTTATTTATACGGCTGTGACCCGTGCTAAGAAACAGGTAACCATATATAGTACAAAATCTGCTTTTGAAAAGGCTGTTCAAACACCTACTGAGCGTCATACAGGTTTGGCATTACAGTTTTCTCAGCGTTAA
- a CDS encoding hypoxanthine-guanine phosphoribosyltransferase: protein MTQISNQEIEKTLRNSECLISSIEVAAAYERLAAQLNLHYAGLNPIVMVVMNGGLIPAGQLLTHLTFYHRMHYIHASRYRDNAGTNELDWKFKPDVSIEGEHVLLIDDIFDEGITLKTVVEELSKEKPLSLECCVLLNKEHDRKVEDFDVDFVGINVADRYVYGCGMDFHGYLRHLPGIYAIKEDKV from the coding sequence ATGACCCAAATCAGCAACCAAGAAATTGAAAAAACTTTACGCAACTCAGAGTGCCTTATCAGTAGCATCGAAGTAGCCGCTGCTTATGAGCGCCTTGCCGCCCAACTCAACCTACATTATGCTGGTTTAAACCCAATCGTTATGGTTGTTATGAATGGTGGACTTATTCCAGCTGGTCAACTATTGACTCATTTGACGTTCTACCATCGCATGCATTATATTCATGCATCACGCTATCGTGATAATGCAGGCACCAATGAGCTAGATTGGAAATTCAAACCTGATGTTAGTATCGAAGGTGAGCATGTATTGCTGATTGACGATATTTTTGATGAAGGTATCACGCTAAAAACAGTTGTCGAAGAATTAAGCAAAGAAAAACCTTTATCACTTGAATGTTGTGTGTTGCTTAATAAAGAGCATGATCGTAAAGTTGAAGATTTTGATGTTGATTTTGTCGGTATCAATGTTGCAGATCGTTATGTCTATGGCTGTGGTATGGATTTCCATGGTTACTTGCGTCATCTGCCTGGCATCTATGCTATCAAAGAAGACAAAGTTTAA
- a CDS encoding UvrD-helicase domain-containing protein — protein sequence MTDLTDPTNIIELSTQPHLFDEYSDAPHSDPMSERKADVIPAVDVDLTGKHLIEASAGTGKTWTLTGIVLRLLIEARRAPEQIIATTFTRAAAAEMRQRIHDRLVDFYQLLQWVNGLSADTSNKEALYPNVLQMMPESDKDKQEGKKSSTDLNTEIGADELNQDLATDKQAAATKRVQAKKDREDWLVAQAKYVRLDGIMQDPINLHLVGYLLDHVYSYPMTEAIRRTALVLTTLDKLFVGTLDSLAQKWLKEYSSETGHQQGMAIIEESSIEQVTDSIIHDELRQFQSRLYHEQPKLYALMDQQGKLTAVSDHKKYVTRSLNFISAPIDEIVVNDFSFEGYERLINTIIGRSDELDIFFKPDGEYYDVPKGQLQNNRDSWPKIIQALKDFGPAAYKFISDAKTYTGKLIQAFQKTDDVGKQFYKPKDGERVNLIFNELQVVRDFKRYIEESKKLDEYIVTVLANLNRHIVLAVRDRLPIILEERGETTFSLQMVRLNQALTGRQGEKLARYIRHHYPVALIDESQDINGAQAIMIESIYLPKKKGKVADNDKQSATKKASHEFLLLVGDPKQAIYGFRGGDVANYNYMKAQFDKSTLWTLDINRRSNAGVINALNCWFGMADVTTAENKLAQLGAGIYYQHIKAAKPENQLSWFNEPDAHSTTLVNEVLSAQPVSVLHLPYDKDKELEYDEHEITARHIATLLSSSQTLKGKPIQPSDIGVLARTKKDLKQVEDELVKLNVPTLTTSDVSIFETIMAEDVAALLSAMLYPYRHDMINRVLTSHLYGLSIKNIKAMMTDHESGVTDSSSTTSAHSHNSNSKDTSVNEATDNKKSYQDFITYLKEGAQRWQYFGILSALHYLLDKNPIQPQGVWQALAAHPEGDRHIMDLRHVMDILAQYGLGMGEHELLAWFRQNIDAAPNSDWAKQYPLPTESGVQLMTIHKSKGLEFPIVYVLGMGDASRKSGTNEKYGLYLYNADQAPSALVQQSLDSQSTGNQRRFSSLKGSATTEDYYTNIETREDFDELRRLGYVAFTRASEQLYVVLRDPNNKTGFELKPVFYWFESPEPKFELPDRLKGTIGMLRGHKVNEFYDNNYVSNAAKSAGVNDNVQLAATKLDAHKPATETIEYAPFAEVMKTNYFYGWAKTSFTALARQLDESTQAMAIVDERIDDAIDIDMTESSVSDLHSLNSKESLEQDSELSLKSEDDIRFTFVKGANAGTFLHEIFEKIDFSNKAQWSQVIDRAISSYQLPLAYSSAEQQSRRSQAKKQEQGDDGSFNTSSLDLASIDATKHKALISWIEEVLHAPLLASNQALNSLNKGQRFSELEFNMGLSENFKAQDISKLFQQYLPNEVDKHVTLIPQNKAHLYRYLRGEIDLVYEHAGKYYVVDYKSNFLGNSLSDYNEDTLKQAMSKAGYWLQAAIYQVALHRFLSMRIPDYAGNEDKYLGAVEYVFLRGVYDPNSQIADDLSQDVKEADDSHSMHNDRYGLVTWDIPIEFIKALDALFGMPN from the coding sequence ATGACAGACTTGACTGATCCAACCAATATCATTGAACTTTCTACACAGCCACATTTATTTGATGAGTACTCAGATGCGCCTCACTCAGATCCTATGAGTGAGCGTAAGGCTGATGTCATACCAGCAGTTGATGTTGACCTAACGGGCAAGCACCTGATTGAAGCATCTGCTGGTACTGGTAAAACTTGGACGCTAACAGGCATTGTATTGCGCCTGCTAATTGAAGCACGACGTGCGCCAGAGCAAATTATTGCCACGACCTTTACGCGAGCCGCTGCCGCTGAGATGCGTCAGCGTATTCATGATCGTTTGGTGGATTTTTATCAATTATTGCAGTGGGTCAACGGTTTAAGTGCTGACACCAGTAATAAGGAGGCTTTGTATCCTAATGTATTGCAGATGATGCCTGAAAGCGATAAGGATAAACAAGAGGGCAAAAAATCAAGTACGGATTTAAATACTGAGATAGGCGCTGATGAGTTAAACCAAGACCTTGCTACTGATAAGCAAGCTGCTGCCACAAAGCGTGTACAAGCAAAAAAAGACCGTGAAGATTGGTTGGTAGCACAGGCTAAATATGTGCGCTTGGATGGCATCATGCAAGATCCCATTAACCTGCATCTCGTCGGTTATTTGCTGGATCACGTGTACAGCTATCCAATGACAGAAGCTATCAGGCGTACCGCACTGGTTTTAACCACGTTGGATAAACTGTTTGTGGGTACGCTCGATAGCTTGGCGCAAAAATGGCTGAAGGAGTACAGTAGCGAGACAGGTCATCAGCAAGGTATGGCTATTATCGAAGAGAGCAGTATCGAGCAGGTGACCGATAGTATTATTCATGATGAGCTGCGTCAGTTTCAAAGCCGCTTGTATCATGAGCAGCCTAAACTGTATGCGCTTATGGATCAGCAAGGTAAGCTGACTGCCGTGAGTGATCATAAAAAATATGTGACTCGATCGCTTAACTTTATTTCAGCACCGATTGATGAGATTGTAGTAAATGACTTTTCGTTTGAGGGCTATGAGCGGCTTATAAATACTATCATTGGGCGCAGCGATGAGCTTGATATCTTTTTTAAACCTGACGGCGAGTACTATGACGTTCCCAAAGGACAGCTACAAAATAATAGAGACTCTTGGCCGAAAATCATTCAAGCATTAAAAGATTTTGGTCCAGCCGCTTACAAATTTATATCAGACGCAAAAACTTATACAGGAAAGTTAATACAAGCTTTTCAGAAAACTGATGACGTAGGTAAGCAATTCTATAAACCAAAAGATGGTGAAAGAGTTAATCTGATATTTAATGAGTTGCAGGTCGTTCGTGACTTTAAACGCTATATCGAAGAAAGTAAAAAGCTAGACGAATACATAGTGACTGTTTTAGCCAATCTTAACCGTCATATCGTGCTTGCGGTACGTGACAGGCTACCCATTATTTTGGAAGAGCGAGGTGAGACGACCTTTAGCCTGCAAATGGTACGTTTAAACCAAGCATTAACGGGTCGGCAAGGAGAGAAGCTGGCACGTTATATTCGTCATCACTATCCTGTGGCGTTGATTGATGAGTCGCAAGATATCAATGGCGCGCAAGCCATTATGATTGAAAGTATCTATTTGCCAAAGAAAAAGGGCAAGGTTGCTGATAATGATAAACAGTCAGCTACTAAAAAAGCCAGCCATGAGTTTTTGCTATTGGTTGGTGACCCTAAGCAGGCCATTTATGGGTTTCGTGGTGGTGATGTGGCCAACTATAACTACATGAAAGCCCAATTTGATAAAAGCACGCTTTGGACGCTCGATATTAACCGCCGCTCAAATGCTGGTGTGATTAATGCCCTAAACTGTTGGTTCGGCATGGCTGATGTAACCACTGCTGAGAATAAGTTAGCTCAATTAGGCGCAGGTATTTATTATCAGCATATCAAAGCGGCAAAACCAGAAAATCAGCTGTCTTGGTTTAATGAACCAGACGCTCACAGCACTACTTTAGTGAATGAGGTGCTCTCTGCCCAGCCAGTGAGCGTATTACACTTACCTTATGATAAAGACAAAGAGCTTGAGTACGATGAGCATGAAATCACGGCGCGTCATATTGCGACTTTGCTCAGTAGTAGTCAGACGCTGAAAGGTAAACCGATCCAGCCCAGTGATATCGGTGTGCTGGCACGTACCAAAAAAGATCTAAAACAGGTTGAGGATGAGTTGGTTAAGCTTAATGTACCGACCTTGACTACCAGTGATGTCAGTATCTTTGAAACCATCATGGCAGAAGATGTGGCGGCGCTGCTGAGTGCCATGCTATATCCGTATCGTCATGACATGATTAATCGGGTGTTGACCAGTCATCTATATGGACTGAGTATTAAAAACATTAAAGCCATGATGACGGATCATGAGTCAGGAGTTACTGATAGCAGCAGTACCACAAGCGCCCATTCACACAACTCTAATTCGAAGGATACCTCAGTTAATGAGGCTACTGATAATAAAAAAAGCTATCAAGATTTTATTACTTATTTAAAAGAAGGCGCACAACGATGGCAGTATTTTGGCATCTTGTCGGCATTGCATTACTTGCTAGATAAAAATCCCATACAGCCGCAAGGCGTTTGGCAAGCGCTAGCGGCTCATCCAGAAGGCGATCGTCATATCATGGATTTGCGTCATGTGATGGATATCTTGGCGCAATATGGCTTAGGTATGGGCGAGCATGAGCTACTGGCTTGGTTTAGACAAAATATAGATGCAGCGCCCAATAGTGATTGGGCTAAGCAATATCCGCTACCGACAGAATCTGGCGTGCAGCTGATGACCATTCACAAGTCAAAAGGGCTTGAGTTTCCTATTGTGTATGTATTGGGTATGGGTGATGCCAGTAGAAAGTCAGGCACCAATGAGAAGTATGGCCTGTATTTATATAACGCAGATCAAGCACCTTCAGCATTAGTACAGCAGTCACTAGATAGTCAATCAACAGGAAATCAGCGCCGCTTCTCATCCTTGAAAGGCTCAGCGACTACAGAGGACTATTACACCAATATCGAAACGCGGGAAGATTTCGATGAGCTGCGACGGCTTGGTTATGTGGCTTTTACTCGCGCCAGTGAGCAACTTTATGTTGTGCTGCGAGATCCTAACAATAAGACAGGGTTTGAGTTAAAGCCGGTGTTTTATTGGTTTGAATCGCCAGAACCAAAGTTTGAACTACCAGATAGACTTAAAGGTACGATAGGCATGCTCAGAGGGCATAAGGTTAATGAGTTCTATGACAATAACTACGTAAGCAATGCTGCTAAATCAGCAGGCGTAAATGACAATGTTCAGCTAGCCGCAACCAAGTTAGATGCTCATAAGCCTGCCACAGAGACTATTGAATACGCGCCTTTTGCAGAGGTTATGAAAACCAATTATTTTTATGGTTGGGCTAAGACCAGCTTTACCGCTTTGGCTCGTCAGCTCGATGAATCTACACAAGCAATGGCGATAGTCGATGAGCGTATTGATGATGCGATAGACATCGATATGACAGAGTCTTCAGTTTCAGATCTCCATTCACTTAATAGCAAAGAGTCTCTCGAACAAGACAGTGAACTAAGCCTCAAGTCAGAAGATGATATCCGCTTTACCTTTGTTAAAGGTGCTAATGCGGGTACGTTTTTGCATGAGATATTTGAAAAAATTGATTTCAGTAATAAAGCGCAGTGGTCTCAGGTGATTGATCGAGCCATCAGCAGCTATCAATTGCCACTGGCATATAGCAGTGCTGAGCAGCAAAGCCGTCGATCACAAGCGAAGAAGCAAGAGCAAGGCGATGACGGTTCATTTAATACTAGTTCACTTGATCTTGCTTCAATAGATGCTACCAAGCATAAGGCATTAATTTCTTGGATTGAAGAGGTACTACATGCGCCGCTATTGGCCTCCAATCAAGCATTAAACTCTCTTAATAAAGGTCAGCGATTTTCTGAGTTAGAGTTCAATATGGGGTTGTCAGAGAACTTTAAAGCACAGGATATCAGTAAACTCTTTCAACAGTATCTTCCTAATGAGGTGGACAAACACGTCACTCTTATTCCGCAAAACAAAGCACATTTGTATCGTTATCTGCGTGGCGAAATTGACTTAGTGTACGAACATGCTGGCAAGTATTATGTTGTCGATTATAAAAGTAATTTTCTAGGAAATAGCCTAAGCGATTATAATGAAGATACACTTAAGCAAGCAATGTCCAAGGCAGGGTACTGGTTACAAGCAGCGATTTATCAAGTAGCATTACACCGATTCCTTTCAATGAGAATACCTGATTATGCAGGCAATGAAGATAAGTACTTAGGCGCTGTGGAGTATGTCTTTTTACGAGGTGTGTATGATCCCAATTCTCAAATAGCTGATGATCTATCACAGGATGTTAAAGAGGCTGATGATAGCCACTCAATGCACAACGACCGCTATGGATTAGTCACGTGGGATATTCCAATTGAGTTCATTAAGGCTCTAGATGCGTTGTTTGGCATGCCCAACTAG